The genomic window AAAGTGAACTCAATTCTCAAAGCACCGGCATATATGGAACTTATGGCGGTTATCGCCATCGGCCATCCCACAGACGAGGAAAGGTCATCCACAAGGAAATCCCTGGCAGAAATTACATACAGGGATGATTTTGAAAATGAATGGTGATTCTCAGGAATCATCATTTTCACTCAATGTTCTTGGTTTTTGCCCGATTTCCTCGATTGCTGATTTTATTTCATTTACAGGATAGGTCAACCTGTAGAAAAGATGGGATTGACAGGAACAATCCGAACAACCGAAGTTCGACACATAATTACCCTGCAGGTTGCCAGCAATGCAACATTCGATATGTTTTTCAGAGCAGGTGTAGACAGCATCCACAAATTCAAAATCCGGACGGATAAGTAAATAATCAATATGCCATCTGGGTTTTTTGTCCTTTTCCCGGGCAAACTTTTGATGGCGATGCATACGTTTGAGTCCGCCGGGACCCAGAGCAGACCCCACATATACATAAAAACCTGCTTCAAATACTATGGATTTGAGACTGCCTACACTAACCGTACAACCACCCGTTTTCAGTATAAGGCAGTAAGTCCCTTTGGGACACATAATATAACCTCAAAGCAGATTCTTGAATTTTTTATTGCATTTGCGGTTAATGCAATAATGCCTGGCGTCCTTCTTGGGTTCCTTTACCCTGACTATTTTCCACCCACATTCTTCACAGGTCTCATCCCGAAGTGTAACACGACCCTTTTGGGGATATGAACACGTAAAACCACAGCGTCTTGCACATCCCAGGAATTTCGAATCTTTGGTTTCAATCAATATCATGTCACAGCCACAGGAAGGACATTTACCTATCACAGTAGGCGGGAAGCATAGTTTTTGTTTTTCACAATTAAAACAAGGACCAATCCCTACGCTCCAGTAATATTTTCCACCGCTGACCTTGAGTACGGCAAATCCACCGTTTTTGCACCCCCGGGAGCGCATTACATCCAGGGAACCTTTTCGGGGAAGAGGATACGTATTGCGACATTCCGGATAACCGCTGCAACCTACAAAACGACCCTTATCAGTACGTATAATACTCAGTGTCCTGCCACATTTATCGCATTTGCCAATGTGATTATTCTTATCTTCAGCCAGTTTTTCATCCTTTATAGAACCTGCAATACGCAACACAATATCGCCTTTACCGGACTTGAGCCGGGTATACATTTTCTGTATAAGGACGGTACCTTCACTGATGGCCTCGGCAAAGGGTTTCTTCCCTTCCTCAACATCCTCTATCAACCCTTCAATTTTTGCCCTGATTTCAGGTTGTATCAATATAGGTACTGAAACACCCAGCGCATCCATGAGATTAAAACCGGTGTCCAGCATAGAAATGGTCTTGCCTTTAATCTCAAAATAGCCTCTTTTCTTGTTTGTTTCGATATGTGAGGGGGCTGTTGCCTTGGTTCCAATACCATGTTTATCCATGAGGGTCAGAAGTTCCGCCTCAGTTAGACGTTTGGGGGGTGTGGTCTGGGATTTGGTGTTTGTGAGTTTGTTTACAGCCACCTTATCCCCTTCTGCTGCAGGAGGGAGGAGGTTTTCTTTTGATATCTCAAACGGATAGACCTGTTTCCATCCTTCAGATTTCATAACCGAACCCTTACAATCAAAAGGCTCATCCTTCACATGCACTTCCATGTGAGTTTTTTCAAATAGGGCAGGATCCATAAGGTTAGCAAGAAAATGACGCACAATCAGGTCATATACTTTCCAGGAATTATCCAGTTTAACTGCATTTTTGATCTGTTTTTCGGAAACTGCCTTTATAGGATGGATAGGTGGGTGATCATGGCCATCCTTTTTCCCATTACGGGGAGATACTGTTGTTTTGAGTAAGTTTTCTGCAAAGGAGGCGTATTCACCTATCCGGAGTAGGTTTTTAAGCATCGATTTGAAATCATGGTCTTCAGGATAGCGGTTTGTTTCTGTCCTGGGATAACTGATAAAGCCGGCCAGGTAAAGCTGCTCTGCAAGTTCCAGAGCCTTTTCCGGACTGATATCCAGGAATTTGGATGCCCGTTTAAGAAATTCATTCGTATTTAGGGGATAAGGAGGATTTATCTGTTTTTCTTTGATATTGAGACGGAAAACTGTCGCTTCTTTGATGCCTTCCAATTTTTCATATATCTGTTTTGCAAGTTCAACATCCCGAATGTTGCCTTTACGGTGCACACCTTCAAATTCACTGGATCCTGCCTGGAAAACCGCTTCTATCTTCCAGAAATCCTCGGGTTTAAAATCACGGATGGCTTTTTCCCTTTCATATACAAAACCGCAGGTTGGAGTCTGACAGGGACCAATTGACAGGATGTTTTTTGTGTATGCCTTCTCGCGGACAGCAAGGGTCATAAAACGGGTGAAAGCCGCACCCATTCTCAGGTCAAGTATCTGGCGGGTATCCGCGGACAGGGCCAGATTGGCATCCGGCTCTACAAGATTATCGAAAGCCTTTTGCACCTCATTTGCAGACAGGGAAGAAAACCTGGCCCTTTTTACCGGCACTTTCCTCACCTGCAGAGCAATATCACGTGCCTCAAAGCCGATATTTTCTCCTTCCCGATCATAGTCACAGGCAAGTACAATGGAATCTGCTTGTTTTGCAAGTTGCCTGACAGCCCGTTCATAGTTTTTCTTGGTGATATTTTTAATAGGGTTGGTTGTCAGCAGGACAGCAGGATCAATTGCCTTCCAGTCCCGGTAAGCCGGATCAAAATCATAGGATGTAATGTGTCCGGCAAGACCTATTATTTTGTATTCCTCTCCTTTAGCCACAAAGGAATACACCGGCAGGTCAGCCATATGCTCTCTGGTACTATTTCCTCCGCTCAAAATAGTCGCAAGTTTGGCTGCAGCCTTGTTTTTTTCAGCAAATACAACAACAGTCATGTACAGGACATTTAGATGTGGCCATGGTTACATAAAGGTAGCTGGAAACATTTCTTTAAATATTTATTAAGGCAAGAAGTTATATTGTTTGTTTATATACAAACAAATACATTTAAAAGTTGAAATCAATACAACTTTTTTGTATATACATAACATGATTAAAATTATAGTTATGTAAAACACTATATGCCTAAAAATCATTATACTTACACTGGAGAGTGCTTTTAGTGGAGAAGGAAAAACTTCTAGTCCTCCAAAGGGATATTGCTATTGAACTTGGTTCATCAAATAGTTTACAAGCTGCTTTTCATTCTCTATCAAAACATATTCTTTCCCTGAAAGATATTGATGTCACAGCGATATATCTCAAATCAAAAAATGGTGGATCAGACCTCATAGCCTATGGGGGAGACATACCTGAAGACATCTTGAAAAATATCCAGCATTACCCTGCGGATTCATTACAGGCAAAGATCGTTGAAGAAGGTAAAATTCGTTATATGTCACCTGAAGAAATTGCAGGAACACTCCAGGACAAAGAATATATCAAAGAAATGGAAACAGTTGCCGTCATTCCTATAAAGAAAGATGATGGAGAGGTAATTGCTTCATTTATAATTTTGTCATTTAATCCTGAAGGAATTGCTGAAGATACAAAAATAATTCTGGAATCTATTGCCGGCCAGATAGGAAACTTGATCTTAAGGATTAAAAGCGAAAATGAACTTGAACAGACAAAAACCTGTCTTGATGATCGGGCCAAATTCCTAAAAAAATTGATGGATACTATTCCTGGTCCTATTTTTTATAAGGATGTAAATGGTGTATACAAAGGATTTAATGAAACCTTCTGTAAAGACATTCTTGGCATACCATGTGAAAAAGCAGTTAACCATACTTTATTCGAACTGCCTGAGTATATCCCCCATGAACTTGCCACCATATACCATGAACATGACATGGCACTCATAAACAACCCGGGAAAGCAAATATATGAAAGTAAGGTCCGGTGTGCAGACGGAAAAGATAAAGAATTTAGGTTTTACAAAGCAACATATAATGACAGGGATGGAAACGTTGCCGGTATTATCGGTTCGATGCTTGACATAAGTGATCTGAAGGCAAAAGAGAAAGAATTAAGGGAAGAAAAGGAAAGGACAGGTGAATGTCTGGATGCCGCAGAAGTCATTTTTGTCGTACTGGATCCTGAAGGAAGAGTTACTTTCTCCAACCAAAAGACTTCAGAATTACTTGGATTTCCCAAAAACGAAATTATTGGAAAGAACTGGATAGATAATTTCATTCCTCCTGAATACAAAGAACCTGTCAGACAGGTCTTAAGTGGTATCGAATCAGGCAAAATTGAAATTGTACAGGGTTATGAAAACCCGGTAATAACTTCCGACAATGAAGAACGAATAATCGAATGGCATAACTCAGTGCTAAGAGATTATAATGGAAAAGTAGAAAGCATAATCGCTTCAGGATTGGATGTTACCGAACGCAAATTAGCCCGGAAAGAGATTCAAAAATTTAAAAATATAGCTGATAGGGCCAATTACGGCAACCTCATTGTTGAGCTTAATGGCAATATCATATACATAAATGATTATTTTGCAAATATTCATGGATACACTCCTGAAGAATTAATTGGGAAAAATATTTCTCTTTTCCACAGTGGGAAACAACTGGAAGATGCGCACAAATTTAGAGATAAACTCATTGAAGATTCTGATTACAAGCATCGTGAGATCTGGCACACACATAAGGACGGAAGCGAATTTCCTATGTTGATGGGGGCCGTAGTTCATGAGAATGAAAAGGATAACGACCGGTATATAGCGGCTACCGGGATTGATATTAGTGAACTAAAGAACACGGAAAATGCCCTAAAGAAAAGTGAAACGAAGTTCAGGAATTACATTGATAATGCTCCTGATGGTGTTTTTGTTGCAGACGAAAACGGAGATTATATTGAAGTCAATAAAGCAGCCTGTGAAACAACAGGATATTCGAAAGAGGAACTCATCTCGATGAACCTCATAGACCTCATACCCCCAGAAGATCATGAAAAGGTCATTGAAGCATTTGGAAGCTTAGTTAAAAAAGGATTTGTTGATGCTGAATTCCATTTTGTAAAAAGGGATGGAAACAGAAGATGGTGGCGTGTAACTGCTACTAAACTTTCAGACACCCGCTATTTAGGTTTCACAAAAGACATCACAGAATCCAAACTTATGGAAGAGGAATTGATTGAGAGCAAGTTGTTCCTGAACAGCATCATTGAAAGCATAAAGGACGGGGTCAGCATACTTGACGCAGACCTGAATATTGTACGTGTAAATGATGCCATGAATAAATGGTTTGCAGAGAATATACCACTTGAAGGCAAGAAATGTTATGAAGCATATCATGACAGGGACAGCCCCTGTACAACCTGCCCGATAATCAGGTGCATGGAAACAGGCGAGACAGAAAGAAATATTGTACCGGGTTTACCGGGCTCAGAAGCACAATGGCTCGAACTTTTGGGTTATCCACTACAAGACTCAACCACCGGTGAAATTACCGGTACAGTCGGATTCGCAAAAGATATTACAGATCATAAGCGTGCTGAGGCAGAACTTGCAGAAGCCAGGCTTCATGCCAGGGAAGTAAGCAAAACCAACTCTGAATTAAAGGCCAATTTGAGTCATGAACTGAGAACTCCATTAGGTACCATAATTGGTTTTACCCAGATGCTTCGGAGCGATATATATGGAAAACTCAATCCAAAACAGCAAAAGCACATTCAAGGTATACAAAAAAGTGCAGAACATTTGATGAGTTTAATTGATGATATTCTGGAAATATCAGATGTTGAAGCAGGGAAAATGGAACTCAATATTGAGAGTGTTTCCATTCGTGGGTTACTCAATGAAATTTTGAAACTCCTTAAACCTTTTGGAGAGGACAGGAATGTTGAAATAACTACCGATATACCTGAATACATCCCGGAAATAAATGTGGACAAAGTAAAAATCAAGCAGGTAATATATAACCTCATCGTCAATGCAATACACCTTAGTCCAGAAGGAAAAAGTGTACATGTCAGTATCGAATGCAGCAGTTATGACCTGAAGTTTGAAGTAAATGATTCCGGAATTGGCATTTCCCCGAGTCATTTGAAAGAATTATTTAGACCTTTCAAAGAAATATATTCCGAATCCGGAATGAAACCGCATGACAGTATCCTGGGTCTTTCACTGGCTAAAGAATATATAGAATTACATGGCGGAGAGATAGAAGTGGAAAGTGAACCCGGAGCAGGAAATTCCTTTATATTCACTATTCCAATCCAACCCATTTAATGGAAGGAAATGTTAACGATAGAGTTTCATTCTATTTTCTTTTTCTTTTTTTCACCTGTGAAACCTATATATGCGAATACATATTATTCTGGAATAAATTAAGCACGGCAGGCGTTAAAAATGACATTGATGGATGAAGCTAAGAAGGGAAATATACCCCCGCAGATAAATAAGGTTGCAGAGGAAGAGGGTATTGATCCCGAAATCGTAAGAAAGTATGTGGCAGAGGGGGTCATTACTATCCCAAAAAATGTGCTCAGAGAAACATCCCCCAAAGCCATCGGAAAATGTATGGGTGTCAAGGTCAACGCCAATGTCGGAACTTCAAGGGATTTTGTTGATGTGGAAGATGAAGTTAAAAAGGCAGAAACTGCCGTTAAGTACGGGGCAGATAGCATAATGGACCTCTCTACAGGGGGAGATCTGGATTCCACCCGCAAACTTCTCATGAAAGCCGTAGATGTACCCTTTGGCACAGTGCCAATCTATCAGGCTGCTTCATCCCAAAAAACTGTAGTTGATATGACATCTGATGACATCATCAATGCTGTGCGCAAACATGCAGAAGATGGTGTCGATTTTGTGACAATCCATGCAGGAGTGAATCAGAACGCTCTCCAACGCCTGCGTAAAGGAGACAGGATAATGGATGTTGTCAGCAGGGGTGGCTCATTTACTATTGCCTGGATGATACACAATGAGCAGGAAAATCCCCTCTACAGTGAATTTGACTACCTGATAGAGATAGCAAGAGAATATGATATGACCCTGAGCCTGGGTGATGGGATGCGTCCAGGTTGTATCCATGATGCCTCAGATAATGCAAAATTCATGGAATTCATAACCCTGGGTGAACTTGTAAAAGAGGCACGTAACTCCAATGTCCAGACCTTTGTGGAAGGACCCGGACATGTGGCAGCTGACGAGGTACAGCTGAGTGTGAAAAGCATGAAACAACTATGTCACGATGCCCCACTCTATCTGCTTGGACCCCTTGTTACGGATATTGCACCCGGCTATGACCATATTACAGGCGCAATCGGTGGAACCATTGCCGGCATGTCTGGAGCGGATTTTCTGTGCATGACCACCCCCGCAGAACATCTTGCCCTTCCCACAGCAGACGATATCAGGGAGGGAGCGATCATCACAAAGATTGCAGCACATGCTGCAGATCTTACACGGCATGGACAGCGTGAAAAGGCAAGACAAACAGACCTCCGGATGGCACAAGCCAGACGTGACCTCGACTGGGAGAAACAATTTGAAGTTGCAATTGACAGTGAAAAACCTGCTGCCATCCGCCAGAGCCGCAAGACAGGAAGTGATGCTTGTTCCATGTGCGGTGAACTCTGCGCCCTGAAAATAGTACAGGATGCCCTAAAAGGTAATACTAAATAACAGGGCCACAATTTTTTTCTTTATGAAAATCACAGTGCTTGTGGATAATAATACCCTAATAGACAATTATTTTGAAGGTGAACCTGCTCTTTCCTTTTTTATCGAAGAAGGAGAAAAGAGGGTTCTTTTTGATACCGGTTATTCAGGTTTGTTCCTGAAAAATGCCACTCTAATGGGAATAGATCCTGCAGGACTGGATTATGTAGTATTATCCCATGGGCATCTGGATCATACGTGGGGATTGACCGAACTGGTAAAGTACTACACAAACCGGGATTTCCAGGGAAAAAAGATACATAACCCAGCTCTTTTGTGCCATTCCCTTGCTCTGACACCTACTATTTTTGAAAATACAACACATATTGGCAATATCATAAACGATGAAGTTCTCAAAAAATACTTTGACCTGAATTTGACAACAAAACCCTTCTGGGTTACCGAAAACCTTGTTTTCCTGGGTGAAATTCCCCGACAACTGGAATTTGAAACCACGGAGGCAATTGGGGAAAAGCAAAATCCAAAAGGAGATACCACACCAGACGAAATTTATGATGATTCTGCACTTGCGTGGTGCTCTGAAAAAGGAATTGTCATCATAACAGGTTGCTCCCATTCGGGAATTTGCAATATAACTGAATATGCAAAACAGGTCTGTAAAAATGATACAATTATTGATATTATAGGTGGTTTTCACCTTTTATCTGCTTCTAGACAGCAACTCCGGAACACAGCAGAATATCTATACCAGAGAAATGTAAAAGATATCCACCCCTGCCATTGCACTGATCTTGAAGCAAAGATATTCCTTTCCGGATACTGCAATGTTAGAGAGGTTGGTGTCGGTTCAACTTTTAAGTTTTAACTTTTTTCTCATATCTGAATATATTAAAAATAACTAGTCGATATATCGCAACTTATATATGCAACTTCGCCATAGTCTGACCTGTCTAAAAATAGCCACTCCTTGCTATAATGTTGAGGTGCGAAGATATGCATCAACATGAAAGAGAATACAAAACACCATATAACCCTGCTATTGAAACTATAGGCCTGCTCAAAAGCTACAGGCTTGCTGATCAGGAAATTCCGATATTGCATGGACTTGATCTCACAATAAACCGCGGAGAATTCGTGGCGATAATGGGGCCTTCAGGTTCCGGAAAAAGTACACTTATGAATATGCTTGGTTGCCTTGACAGGCCCACAATGGGAGAGGTACGTATAGACAATCGTAACATAAGTGAACTTTCTGATAGTGAAATCGCAAAATTACGAGGGCTGGAAATCGGTTTTGTCTTCCAGAATTTCAATCTTATTTCACGTATGAATGCTCTTGAAAATGTCCTGCTTCCAACCTACGAGAACAGCAAGGATAACGTGGAGCCGGAAAAAAGAGGCATTGAACTCCTTGAACTCGTCGGACTGGGAAACCGGATGGATCACAAACCTTCCGAAATGTCAGGGGGCCAATGCCAGAGGGTTGCCATAGCACGCTCACTTATCAATAGCCCCTCGATAATTCTTGCCGATGAACCCACAGGTAATCTGGACTCTAAAACCAGTCTGGAAATAATGAAGCTCTTCTCCAAACTGCATCGGCAGGGAAGTACAGTAATAATGATAACACACGATCCGGAAACCGCTGAGTATGCAAGCCGGACCATACACCTGAAAGATGGATACATAGAAAACAACTGAGGTGAAACAAATGAATTACAGGAAAGCGTTGACTTATATTTCACTCATGATACTGCTTATCGCACTGACTCCAATTAACTCAACCGCAGCAGTCTCATCGCCAAACACTCTCGATGTAAGCGTGATGCGCTATAGTCCTTCACCGGCCGAGATAGGCCAGTACGTGGACGTATGGATAAAAATAGAAAACATAGGAAGTGGAGAGGCAGAAGATGTCTCCATTGAAATGTTCCCCGAATATCCACTGGCTTTGGATTCCTCATCCAATGCTGCCAAAAATATCGGGAGACTGAAACCGGACACGGCATCTGTGCATAAGTATCGCCTGTACGTGGACGAAAAAGCAAAGTCAGGATCTGTCGAATTTGATATCAGATATCAACCTGAAGATTCTATTTGGTTGAAAAATACCTTTGAGATCAAAGTGGGATCAACAGCCTATGACAGCAAAGGTTCAATTGAACTTGAAGAAGTAAGTGCCGAGCCTGAAGTATTTTCACCAGGTGACAGTGGAACGATTACTTTTACCCTGAAAAACAGTGCAACAACCCATTCTGTAACTATTGATGGTGAAGAGTACGACACCAATGCCCATGTCCAGTCATCTTCCCTGACAGCTGATGAAGGAATTAAAGTATCAAGCATATCCGATACTTCCGGATTACTGGGACCCGGGGATAAGATGGACATAACTTATAACCTTGAAATGGATGAGCAGCTTTGTGCAGGTACTCATTACCTGAATCTTGCAATCAAGAGTAACTCCCATATATATGACTGCAACTGGGAAATTCCTGTAAAGATTGATAATGCGGATGTAAAAGTAATACCAACCATTACCCCTAGCCTGGTTAACGGGGAAGGAACAATAGAATTTGATGTGGCAAATATACGGCAGAATACCCTTTACTCGGTCAACGTAATACCAGAAGCAGAAGGTATTGAATTTTCACCCAGAGAATATTTCGTGGGTACAATGGAACCTGATGAACTGTTCTCCATCCAATTCGAAGCCAACCAGGTGACAGAAAATATCACACAACCTCTGGAAATAACCGTTGAATATCGCAACGGAATGAATGAACACCAGACCACATCACAAATGGAAACTTTCAAAACGGTACAAGAAGACGAAAACGGAATTAGCAATATTGCAGTTGCTGCCCTTGCACTTGTTGGCCTGCTGATTCCTGCAGCTGTACTGTACAGAAGAAAGAACTAAGGGGCAACACTCATGGTAAATCCCAAACAGGCATTCAAAATAGCCCTTGGGAGCATACGCAGTGCAAAACTGCGTTCCCTCCTAACTACCCTGGGAATTGTAATAGGAGTGGCAGCAGTAATAGCCAATGTGTCACTGGGCGCCAGTTTCAACCAGTTTTTTACCGATGAGATCGGAGCCGTAGGTTCAAATTTCATTATAGTGGAAAGTAAAGAACCGGGTACTCTTGGCAAGGAGGAAATGAGCCTTATTTCCAATCTGCAGGAAGTGGACGGAATTTCACCTATAAATAGCCAGACTGCGACTGTCAGCTATCAGTCTTCCCGGCGTCATATAGGTATAATGGGGGTGACAGAGGATTACACCGAAGTGGCAAACCTGCGGCTGGCGGAAGGAAATTTCCTGACAGATAAAGACAGCTATGCTGCAGTGATTGGTTCGGAAGTTGCAGAAGAAATCTTTGACAGGCCTGTAGGCAATAAGAATTCAATCGACTTGACTTTTACCAAAAACAATGGAGAAAGTATCACTCACAGGTTTGTTGTAAAAGGAATACTCCAAAGTCCTGATACACAACTGGTACAATCGGGAATTGAACCTGACAATAGAATATTCATACCGATTTCCACAATGAATTCCATGCTTGAAGAAAATCATTATAATTCATTTTTTATAAAAGCAAAAAGTATGGAAGTGGTTGAGCAAACATCAGAGGAGATTGATGAGAAGCTGGGACGCCAGTTCGGCATAGACTCAAGACAAATGGATAATGACAACGCTAAACCCTATTTCATAATGGACCAGGTGGAAATCCTGGAACAAACAAAACAACTATCTGATTCACTGGGTGCACTGCTAACCGCTGTCGCTCTGATATCCCTTGTAGTTGGATCAATCGGAATAATGAATATTATGCTTGTCACGGTGACTGAAAGAACACAGGAAATCGGTTTGATGAAATCCCTGGGATATACGAATACAAGTATACTGAATCTCTTTATCGTAGAGGCCATGATCGTAGGACTTTTCGGAGGGATTGCAGGAACTTTGATGGGAATGGCAGGTGCCTACATAGCTGAAAGTTACATGGGTTTGCCGGTAGCATTCCCCTTATCCAAAATCGCAGCAGGGTTTATAATTTCAGTCTTTGTAGGGCTTGTAGCAGGGGTATATCCCGCCAACAAGGCTGCAAAGATGAATCCGACAGATGCTTTAAGAAACGAATGAGGTGATTGATAGAATGTTTGATTGGATAGCACTACCTTTCTTTAATGTTATCTTCTTTTTGGGGATAGGATTACTCGCAACGGCATTCTGGATATGGATGCTTATAGATTGCATCACAAAGGAAACAGACAGAAGCAATGAGAGACTGATCTGGATAATAGTTATTGTGTTTACCCATTTACTGGGAGCCATACTGTACTTTATCCTCAGGAAGAATAAACGCAACCGATAATAGAAATATAAAACAGCAGGAATTGTGATGAGAAACATAAACAAATTGTTCAGTTCATTTTTTGGCGTGATTTTTCAACGCCAGACGTACCTGAACCTGCTTTATGTCATATTCACATTTCCCCTGGGTACCGCATATTTCTTATTCCTGACATCTGGCCTGCTTGTAGGCTTAAGTTTTTCCATAATTATCATCGGACTACCCGTACTTCTGCTGGTACTGGTAGCATGGTGGGAATTGGTGAATTTTGAAAGGGAACTGGCAACCAGATTGCTTGGTGTAGATATAACGCCGCTTTCCTATGAGGAAAAACCCCTTGTAAACTTCTGGGGTGACATTAAAAACAGGTTTGCAGATCCAACTGCCTGGAAGGGAATGATGTTTTTATTCATCAAATTTCCCTTCGGGATATTTACACTTATAGTACTGGCTATCTGCTTTACCCTGACCCTTGGACTTATATTCGCACCGTTTACCACTATATACTGGTCTTTAGGAAATTCAATAATCCTGATAGACAGCTTGCCCGGGGCACTTTTAACAGCCAGTCTGGGAATAATAATTGCAGTCTGTACACTTCACATAGCCAATACCCTTGCGGCCATATCC from Methanohalophilus halophilus includes these protein-coding regions:
- a CDS encoding GIY-YIG nuclease family protein, whose translation is MCPKGTYCLILKTGGCTVSVGSLKSIVFEAGFYVYVGSALGPGGLKRMHRHQKFAREKDKKPRWHIDYLLIRPDFEFVDAVYTCSEKHIECCIAGNLQGNYVSNFGCSDCSCQSHLFYRLTYPVNEIKSAIEEIGQKPRTLSENDDS
- a CDS encoding PAS domain S-box protein: MEKEKLLVLQRDIAIELGSSNSLQAAFHSLSKHILSLKDIDVTAIYLKSKNGGSDLIAYGGDIPEDILKNIQHYPADSLQAKIVEEGKIRYMSPEEIAGTLQDKEYIKEMETVAVIPIKKDDGEVIASFIILSFNPEGIAEDTKIILESIAGQIGNLILRIKSENELEQTKTCLDDRAKFLKKLMDTIPGPIFYKDVNGVYKGFNETFCKDILGIPCEKAVNHTLFELPEYIPHELATIYHEHDMALINNPGKQIYESKVRCADGKDKEFRFYKATYNDRDGNVAGIIGSMLDISDLKAKEKELREEKERTGECLDAAEVIFVVLDPEGRVTFSNQKTSELLGFPKNEIIGKNWIDNFIPPEYKEPVRQVLSGIESGKIEIVQGYENPVITSDNEERIIEWHNSVLRDYNGKVESIIASGLDVTERKLARKEIQKFKNIADRANYGNLIVELNGNIIYINDYFANIHGYTPEELIGKNISLFHSGKQLEDAHKFRDKLIEDSDYKHREIWHTHKDGSEFPMLMGAVVHENEKDNDRYIAATGIDISELKNTENALKKSETKFRNYIDNAPDGVFVADENGDYIEVNKAACETTGYSKEELISMNLIDLIPPEDHEKVIEAFGSLVKKGFVDAEFHFVKRDGNRRWWRVTATKLSDTRYLGFTKDITESKLMEEELIESKLFLNSIIESIKDGVSILDADLNIVRVNDAMNKWFAENIPLEGKKCYEAYHDRDSPCTTCPIIRCMETGETERNIVPGLPGSEAQWLELLGYPLQDSTTGEITGTVGFAKDITDHKRAEAELAEARLHAREVSKTNSELKANLSHELRTPLGTIIGFTQMLRSDIYGKLNPKQQKHIQGIQKSAEHLMSLIDDILEISDVEAGKMELNIESVSIRGLLNEILKLLKPFGEDRNVEITTDIPEYIPEINVDKVKIKQVIYNLIVNAIHLSPEGKSVHVSIECSSYDLKFEVNDSGIGISPSHLKELFRPFKEIYSESGMKPHDSILGLSLAKEYIELHGGEIEVESEPGAGNSFIFTIPIQPI
- a CDS encoding MBL fold metallo-hydrolase, coding for MKITVLVDNNTLIDNYFEGEPALSFFIEEGEKRVLFDTGYSGLFLKNATLMGIDPAGLDYVVLSHGHLDHTWGLTELVKYYTNRDFQGKKIHNPALLCHSLALTPTIFENTTHIGNIINDEVLKKYFDLNLTTKPFWVTENLVFLGEIPRQLEFETTEAIGEKQNPKGDTTPDEIYDDSALAWCSEKGIVIITGCSHSGICNITEYAKQVCKNDTIIDIIGGFHLLSASRQQLRNTAEYLYQRNVKDIHPCHCTDLEAKIFLSGYCNVREVGVGSTFKF
- a CDS encoding DNA topoisomerase I; this encodes MTVVVFAEKNKAAAKLATILSGGNSTREHMADLPVYSFVAKGEEYKIIGLAGHITSYDFDPAYRDWKAIDPAVLLTTNPIKNITKKNYERAVRQLAKQADSIVLACDYDREGENIGFEARDIALQVRKVPVKRARFSSLSANEVQKAFDNLVEPDANLALSADTRQILDLRMGAAFTRFMTLAVREKAYTKNILSIGPCQTPTCGFVYEREKAIRDFKPEDFWKIEAVFQAGSSEFEGVHRKGNIRDVELAKQIYEKLEGIKEATVFRLNIKEKQINPPYPLNTNEFLKRASKFLDISPEKALELAEQLYLAGFISYPRTETNRYPEDHDFKSMLKNLLRIGEYASFAENLLKTTVSPRNGKKDGHDHPPIHPIKAVSEKQIKNAVKLDNSWKVYDLIVRHFLANLMDPALFEKTHMEVHVKDEPFDCKGSVMKSEGWKQVYPFEISKENLLPPAAEGDKVAVNKLTNTKSQTTPPKRLTEAELLTLMDKHGIGTKATAPSHIETNKKRGYFEIKGKTISMLDTGFNLMDALGVSVPILIQPEIRAKIEGLIEDVEEGKKPFAEAISEGTVLIQKMYTRLKSGKGDIVLRIAGSIKDEKLAEDKNNHIGKCDKCGRTLSIIRTDKGRFVGCSGYPECRNTYPLPRKGSLDVMRSRGCKNGGFAVLKVSGGKYYWSVGIGPCFNCEKQKLCFPPTVIGKCPSCGCDMILIETKDSKFLGCARRCGFTCSYPQKGRVTLRDETCEECGWKIVRVKEPKKDARHYCINRKCNKKFKNLL
- a CDS encoding ABC transporter ATP-binding protein, with the translated sequence MHQHEREYKTPYNPAIETIGLLKSYRLADQEIPILHGLDLTINRGEFVAIMGPSGSGKSTLMNMLGCLDRPTMGEVRIDNRNISELSDSEIAKLRGLEIGFVFQNFNLISRMNALENVLLPTYENSKDNVEPEKRGIELLELVGLGNRMDHKPSEMSGGQCQRVAIARSLINSPSIILADEPTGNLDSKTSLEIMKLFSKLHRQGSTVIMITHDPETAEYASRTIHLKDGYIENN
- the thiC gene encoding phosphomethylpyrimidine synthase ThiC, with the protein product MTLMDEAKKGNIPPQINKVAEEEGIDPEIVRKYVAEGVITIPKNVLRETSPKAIGKCMGVKVNANVGTSRDFVDVEDEVKKAETAVKYGADSIMDLSTGGDLDSTRKLLMKAVDVPFGTVPIYQAASSQKTVVDMTSDDIINAVRKHAEDGVDFVTIHAGVNQNALQRLRKGDRIMDVVSRGGSFTIAWMIHNEQENPLYSEFDYLIEIAREYDMTLSLGDGMRPGCIHDASDNAKFMEFITLGELVKEARNSNVQTFVEGPGHVAADEVQLSVKSMKQLCHDAPLYLLGPLVTDIAPGYDHITGAIGGTIAGMSGADFLCMTTPAEHLALPTADDIREGAIITKIAAHAADLTRHGQREKARQTDLRMAQARRDLDWEKQFEVAIDSEKPAAIRQSRKTGSDACSMCGELCALKIVQDALKGNTK